The Candidatus Limnocylindrales bacterium nucleotide sequence CGGCACCCGCCGCGTTGCAGTCGACGCAGGCCACGGCCGCGCCTTCGGATGCCAGCCGTATGGCAGTCGCGCGCCCGATGCCGCTGCCGGCTCCGGTCACCAAGGCGACTCGCCCTTCAAACCGCATGCCGCTGATGTAGCACTTCGGCCCCAGGTCACGAAATGTCGGTCCCCGGGCAGTCGGATCATCCATGACGGTTCTCCGCCCGCCGCAGCGAGCCATGTGCCGCAGGCTGTCGCTCGTCACGCCGGTTCATTGCGAGGTGATGGGTCAGTGTAACCCCGGCTCCGCCGCGGCGTCCGATAGCAGTGCCACCGTTTGCGGCGCGCAAAAGGAGACGTCTCGTGAAGATCACCCTCATGCTCGCGGCGCTGCTCGCCCTGCCTTCGCCCGTGCCCGCTGCCGACTTCTGGGTTCCCCAGAACTTCGCAACCATCCAGGAGGCCATCGACGCCGTGCCGGAAGGCGCGCGCATCTTCGTTGCCGAGGGCCGCTACGTCGAGAACATCGACTTCGGCGGCAAGGCCGTCGAGGTTGTAGGCGCCGGTCCGGCGACGATCCTCGACGGACAGGGCTTCGGTCCGGTGGTGCGGTTCGACAGCGGCGAAGGGCCGTTCAGCGTGCTCGACTCGGTCACCGTGACGGGCGGATCGGCGGTGCAGGGCGGCGGCATTCTCATCCAGGACGCGAGCCCGCGCGTGCTGCGCAGCGTGATCGCCGGCAATCAGGCCAGCCAGCGCGGCAGCGGCGTCTTCATCGGCGGCGCTGGCGCCGAGCCCGACATCTTCAACAACCTGATCATCTTCAATACGAACACCGGAAGCGGCGATCCGCATGCCATCCAGGTCGATGCCGCCTCGCCGCGCATCGTCAACAACACCATCGTCCGCAACGACAGCAACGGCATCCTGACGGCGGGCAACGGCGCACCCGAGATCCGCAACAACATTCTGGCGCGCAACGGCACCCGCTTCGGCGAGTTTGCCGGGCGCGGGCGCGGCATCTGCGACTTCGCCGCCGGCACGGTCATTCAGTACAACCTGTTCTTCCGCAACGTCCGCTCCGCGCTGCTGACGGCGGGGCAGGACTTCCGCCGCATCCGCAATGCCGAGGCGCTGCTGCAGCGCGGGCGCCTCGCGTTCAACATCGACGCCGCGCCGCGTTTCAGCGCCGGCCGCTTGCCGCGCGTGCTCGAGGCGGCGAGCGCCGGCGACTTCGTGCCGTCACCCGAGCGCCTGAGCCGTGCCATCGGCGGCGGCGACCCCGCACCGCAGTACGACGACGCCGACGGCATGCGCAACACGATCGGTTTCACCGGTGGGCCTTACGCGCCCTCGATCCTTGCATGGTCGGCTTCCAGGCTACGCACGGCCAGCAGCAGGAACAGCACGCCGAGCACGCCGGCGATGGCGCCGCCGGTGAGCATCGCGGGGGCGAGCCCGCCAAGAAGGATCGAGAACTTGCCCATTCCGTACGGTCCGAGCGCCAGGCCCACGAACGTCAGCACCAGCAGATAGGCCGCGCCGGCGGTGCCGCGCAGCCGCGCCGGTACGAGGTCGTGCACCGTGGAGATGCCGGCGCCGATCCACATCGATGCGGTCATCGTCAGCGGCACGTTGATCGAGTACGCCAGCACCTTGCTGTCGGTGCCGATCAGCACCAGCAGCAGCGGAAACGGCAGCACCGCGCTGACCAGGCCGGTGTAGAGCCGGCCGTACCTGCTGCGCTGGTGCCACCAGTCGGCGATGGCGCCGCCCATCGTCACGCCCAGCCAGCCCGCGGCTGCGGCCGCGCCGCCGACGTACAGGCCCACTTCCGCCGTCGACACGCCATGCTTGCGAAGGAAGAAGGGCGCCACCCAGTAGCCGATGCCGTAGGTGCCGAAGGAGAGGAAGCCGAAGCCGAGGGCGATCCAGCGAAGGGTGGGCATCCCCAGCACGATGTCGGCGTCGCGCGGGTTTCGCAGCCGCAGGCTCTGCGTCCACGACAGAGCCGCGTAGACGCCGACGCCGAGCGCGGTCCACTGCGCGCCGTCGCCCGTCAGACGCACCATGCCCCATGCTGCGGCCGCGACGACCGCCGCAAGGACGAGGTTGGTGCGCACCGCCGCCGCGCCGCCGACTCCGTGCAGGTGCATCAGCGTCAGCGGCGGAATGACCGAACTCAACTCGCGGCCGAACTCGCGCCAGATCTGGCTCGCGGGCAGCGCCGGGCGCTGCGGCTCGCGCAGCGTCCGCACCAGTACCGCCAGCAGCAGCCCTGGCAGGCCGACGGCGAAGAACGCGACCTGCCATCCGCGCAGGCCGCCTGGCGGCGTGGTTCCCGCCCACGCCGCGTCCCATCGGTCGACGATCTGGCCGCCCAGCATCAGGCCGAGGCCGGCGCCGATGTAGATGCCGCTCGAGTACACCGCCATCGCCGTCGCACGCCGCGCAGGCGAGAAGTAATCGGACAGCAGCGAGTACGCCGCCGGTGACGCGCTCGCCTCGCCCACGCCGACGCCGATGCGCGCGGCGGCGATCTCGGTGAAGTTGCGCGCAAGGCCCGAGAGCGCCGTCATCGTGCTCCAGAAGGCCAGGCCGATCGCGATGAGCGTGCGGCGCGTCCACATATCGGCCAGGCGGCCGAGCGGAATGCCGAACAAGGCATAGAAGACGGCGAACGCGGTGCCGAACAGGAAGCCCATCTGCGCATCGTTGAGGCCCAGGTCGGCCTTGATGT carries:
- a CDS encoding MFS transporter; its protein translation is MDKRSSDPAIAGAYPGYALFVLVLVYVFNFLDRQILSILNDHIKADLGLNDAQMGFLFGTAFAVFYALFGIPLGRLADMWTRRTLIAIGLAFWSTMTALSGLARNFTEIAAARIGVGVGEASASPAAYSLLSDYFSPARRATAMAVYSSGIYIGAGLGLMLGGQIVDRWDAAWAGTTPPGGLRGWQVAFFAVGLPGLLLAVLVRTLREPQRPALPASQIWREFGRELSSVIPPLTLMHLHGVGGAAAVRTNLVLAAVVAAAAWGMVRLTGDGAQWTALGVGVYAALSWTQSLRLRNPRDADIVLGMPTLRWIALGFGFLSFGTYGIGYWVAPFFLRKHGVSTAEVGLYVGGAAAAAGWLGVTMGGAIADWWHQRSRYGRLYTGLVSAVLPFPLLLVLIGTDSKVLAYSINVPLTMTASMWIGAGISTVHDLVPARLRGTAGAAYLLVLTFVGLALGPYGMGKFSILLGGLAPAMLTGGAIAGVLGVLFLLLAVRSLEADHARIEGA